Sequence from the Amycolatopsis sp. NBC_00345 genome:
CACCGCCGACCCGGAGCTGGCCGGGGTGAAAGTGCTGGTGCTGACCACGTTCGACGTCGACGAGTACGTCTACGAGGCCCTGCGCTCCGGCGCCAGCGGGTTCCTGCTGAAGGACACCGAGCCGGTCGAGCTGCTGCGCGCGTTGCACGTGATCGCCAAGGGCGAGGCGCTGCTGGCGCCGACCGTGACGCGCCGCCTGATCGCCGAGTTCGTCGGACGGCCGGAGCACCGGCGCGTCGACCCGTCCGCCGTCCGCGAGGTCACCGACCGCGAACGCGAGGTGCTGGCGCTGGTCGCGGGCGGCCTCTCGAACGATGAGATCGCCGCCCACCTGGTGATTTCCACCGCGACCGCGCGCACCCACGTGAGCCGGATCATGACGAAGATCGGGGCGCGGGACCGGGCTCAGCTGGTCGTGCTGGCGTACGAATCGGGTCTGGTCACGCCCAGGGGCCACTAGCCCGAAGGTGTGAGTTACGCCGTGTCAGTGAACGCCGTCCCACCTTCGGACGCCTTAACGGCAGAGCATCGGTTACTCACCGAGGCGTTCGGCGGAAGGAGCTCCCATGGCGTGGGAGATCGTCGTGGTCGCCGCGCTGGCCGTGGTCTTCCTGGTCAGAGTGGTGCTGCAGCTCAAGCGGGGCTGAGCGGCGCCGCGGCGCGGGACGCCGGACGCGCGGTTCCGCGGGGCGGTCCTCATCCGGCTCCCGGGGCGGCCGCGGCGGGGCGACCGCCTTGATGATCGCGGTGTGCTGCTCGTCGTTCTGCGGCCTCGGCCTGGGCTTCGGGGCCGGACGGCTGCCGGTGCCCGGGGCGTCCAGCAGACTGCCCGTGACCGAGCCGTCGGTGCCCGAACCACCGGACCGCGGCGGCTGCGGCGGCGGGGACGGCTTGGCCGGCGGGGACGTGGGCCGCCGGTCCGAGGCGAGCGGGCGCTCGTCGACGCGCGGGATCTCGATGGTGATCTCGCTGCTCACCTTGATCGGCGCGGGCTTCGATCGGTGCGACAGCTTCCGCGCCAGCGTGTGACTCGGCCGCTCCACGAACCGGTAGCTCAGCTCGACCACGCCGAACACCGCCGGGATCACGATCACCAGCGCGAGCGGCAGCGGCATCAGGGGCCGCAGCAGCTGCAGCAGCACGAAGGACACGAGCATGTGCAGCAGGTAGATCGAGTAGCTGCGCTCCGACACCAGCGTCCAGAACTTCCGCTGCTTCAGCTTCGGCTCGGCGAACATGCCCATCAGGAAGCACAGCACGGCGAAGGCCATCGACAGGTTGTACGAGTCGTCGATCCGCCCGACGTTGATGATGTCCGCCAGCACGTACAGCGACCACGCGGCGGCGCCGTACGCCGCGCCCGTCCACAGCGGGATCTTCTTCGACGTGGTGGCCCAGATGATCTGGCCGATCACCATCACCGGCAGGTACGAGACGTTGACCCCGAACAGCGAGTACGACGGGCCGAGCTGCGAGCGGCTCATCATCACCACGAAGATGAACGTGAGCTCCACCGCGATCGCCAGCCACACCCACCGGCGCAGCAGCGGCAGCATCGCCATCAGCAGCAGGTAGAAGATGACCTCGACGATCATCGTCCACGCCACCGGCACCAGCACGATCTGCGGGTAGATGATGTAGTTGATCAGCGTGGTGTTGGTCAGGATGGTGAGCGGGGTCAGCTCCTGCGACTGCCCGGTGGACGGCGGGTGCAGGTTCACGGCCAGCAGCAGCGCGGTCAGCAGCACCACGAACAGCATGGGCGCGTACACGCGGATGAAGCGGTTCAGGGCGAACCGCGCCTGGCCCTGGCGCAGGGCGATCGGCGTCACGACGAATCCGCTGACCAGGAAGAAGAACGGCACCGCGATCTGGCCGATGCCCTGCTTCGCCATGTGCATCGGGTCGCTCGTGAGCGCCTCGATGAAGCTGACGTAAGGCGCGTTCTCACCCTTGGCGATCACCCAGGGGTGAGCGATGTGGCTGTAGAACACGAGCAGGGCGCCGAGGCCACGGCCGATGTCGATGAAGACGATGCGGGTCTTCTTCTGTTCAGCAGGTGGCTGCTCAACCAGCGCGACCACCCCCGTCTGCTCGGCCGACTACCCCGACAAGGGTAGCGCCCTGCTCCGGACGCGGTGGCCGGTCCCCGAAATATCCCGGAATCGGCAAATGGCCCACGACGACGGTCTGGCCTCGGGTTATGTGCCGTCCAGGTACGATCGGGAGGAGTTTCGTCCGCTTTCACCCGAGCAGTTCAGGAGTCCGGCGAGCGTGCAGCCGTCCACCCTCGACGTCACCGTCGAGCGCCCCACGATCGCCACCGTTGTCCGGCCGGCACTCCCCGCCATCGGGTTGTACGTGCTTTTCCAACTGCTCGCGTTCGGCGTGCTGTGGCTGCTGAGCTGGAAGGCGGGGGTCTCGCCCGGGCGCTTCGTCGGCGCGTTCGACGGCAACTGGTTCCTATCTGTGGCCGAGCACGGTTACACCCAGCCCGTGACGCTCGGCGTGGACGGCGTGCCGGTGGAGAACAGCCTGGCGTTCTTCCCGCTGTACCCGGCATTGGTGGCATTGCTCGCGCTGGTCGGGATTCCGGCGGTGGCCGGCGCGCTGATCGTCACGCTGCTCGCCGGCTGCGCGGCAGCGTGGGGACTGTTCGTGCTGGGTCGCGACCTGGCCGGCCTGCGCGTGGGCACGCTGCTGGCCGTGCTGTGGTCGATCGGGCCCGGCTCGACCGTGCTGCACCTGGCGTACTCGGAGTCGCTGCTGGTCGCCTTCGTGGCGTGGACACTGGTGGCGGTGTCCCGGCGGCAATGGCTGCTCACGGGCGGGCTGGCGAGCTTCGCCGGACTCACCCGCGCCGGTGCCGGCGCGCTGCTGGTGGCCGTCGGTATTGCGGCGATCGTTGCGATCGTCCGCCGTCAGGACAGCTGGCGCCCCTGGGCCGGCGCCTTGCTGGCACCGCTCGGACTGGTTGGCTACCTCGCGTACATCGCCGTGCGCACCGGCCGCGTCGACGGTTGGTTCTGGCTCCAGCAGGCCTGGCACATGAGCTTCGACTTCGGAAGTTTCACGTGGATCCAAGCCTGGGAGGGCCTGACCGCCAACACGTCGAGCTGGATCACCGTGACCGCGCTCATCGTGCTGGGCGCGGTCGCCCTCCAGCTGTGGACCTGGTGCACCCGGATGCCCCTGCCGTGGCAGGTCTACGGCACGATCACGGTGCTCATCGCGCTCGGCTCGTCCAACTTCTTCCAGACCCGGGCCCGGTACCTATTGCCGGCGTTTGTGCTCACGGTCCCGCTCGCACTGCTGCTCGCGAAGCTGCCGAACCGCGCGCTCGCGGTGGTGCTGCCCGCCGGAGCACTGGTCAGCGCCTGGTACGGCGCCTTCCTGATGGCGATCGTGCACCTGAACCCGTAGGGCTCAGGCCCCCGGCGAGAGCCACAGCGTGGCAAAGGCCTTCTCGTCGGCACGGGCGGCCGCGATCAGGTCCACATCGGACAGTCCTTCGACGGACACGCCCGAATCGCCGACGATCTTCGGCGTGTAGCCCAGCGCGCGGTAGCCCGCCAGCACGGTCATCGGGTCGTCGCCGAGTTCCGTGATGGCCGACGGGTCGAACTCGCACACGACGTGCGGGCGGTCGCGGCGCAGCACCGAGTCCAGGCCGGCCAGCGCGCGGTGGTCGCGGCCCTGCAGGTCGACCTTCACCAGGCCGATCCGCTGCGCCGTCACCTCCGGCAGGGAATCCAGCCGCACGGCCGGGACCGCGATGCCGGGGCCGTCCGCGCTGACCCGGTTGTCGCCGCTGTTGCCGGCGGTGGCCTGCGTCAGGTGCACCGTGCCGGGTGCGTCCCAGGCGGCCGACTCGACGACGGTCACCAGCTCGGCCGCGCTGCTCGGCAGGTTGGCCGCGACGTTGCGGCGCAGGTACTCGGCGTTCACCGGGTCCGCCTCGACGGCGACCACCCTGGTCAGCTCCGGCGTCGCGCGCAGCAGGCGCAGCGTGTGGTATCCGACGTGCGCGCCGACGTCCAAGAACGCGCCCGAAGCCAGCGACGCCATCAGCCGCGCCTCGCTGTCTTCCCAGGACCGGTGGAAGACGATCCACGGCAGCATGACCTCGTCGACCGGCATGAGCAGCGCGCCGACGTCGCACGGGACCACGTCGGCACCGCGCGGCACCGGGGCGTGCGCGAGCCGGGCGGCGTCACGCATCGCGCCGACGTCGAGGGCCACCCGTTGGATGGCCTTCTCGTCGGCGTCCAGGCGCTCGTCGCGTGAGCTGAACATCTTGTGCACCGACGCGGTGGTCGCCTCGAGGTCCGCGCCGAAGCCGCCGTAGCCCTCGGAAAGCTTCACGATGTCGCCTTCGAGGTTGCGCAGCGCCAGCTCGGTGTCCGGGCCGCGGCGGCGAAGGTCCTCGACGGTGTCGCGCATCGCGTCGACCCGATCGCCGAGCTTCTCGCCATGGCCGCGGGACACGTCGGCCACGCGGCGGGAGTCGGCGAGGCCGCTCTCCAGCGCCTCGATCCGGGCCAGCAGCCGCTGGTTGCTCTCCTCGGCGCCGGCCAGCAGCGCGCCCATCACCTTGCGCTGGTGCACGTCGTAGTGGTCGATCGCGCGCAGCACGGCCTTGCGCAGCGCGGGCGCCAGCGGCAGTCGCGACGGCGCGGCCGCCTCCGGCCGCCAGTGCAGGGCCTGCGCGGCCTCGTGCAGCGGGGCGATCGGGTGCGGCGGCGCGGGCTGGCCGGCGTGCTTGCCCGCCTGCCACGCGTGGTGCGCGTTCTCCAGCTCGGCCCGCATCCACTCGGCCGCGGTGGCCATCGAGCGTTCGCGCAGGATGTACTCGCGCGCCTGCTTTCCGCGCTTCGCGGCCTCGGCCGGGTTGTCCGCGACCTCGCGCATCGCGGTGGCTGCCGCGTCGAGATCGGGCTCCGCCCACACCGCGGTTTCGTGGTACGGGTAGTTGCCCTTGCCCACCGGCACCAGCTGGTACGGCACGGGCCAGCCCGTGGTGGCGTCGAGGAATTCGCGGGTGCTCGAGTAGTCCGTGGAGATCACCGGCATCGCGCGCGCCATCGCCTCCGCGACGGTCAGGCCGAAGCCCTCGCTGCGGTGCAGGGACACGTAACAGGTGCTGCGCTCGTAGAGGTCGTGCAGCTCGGCCACGGTCAGGTAGGTCTCGATCAGCTCCACCCGGTCGTCGCCCACCACGGCGGCGCGCAGCCGCTCGGCGGCCGACGGGTGCATCTTCGCGTTGATCGCCTTGACCGTCAGCCGCACGTCGTCCCGGCCGGGGAACGCGCGCTGGAACGCTTCGACGGCGCCCCAAGGGTTCTTCCGCTCCGCGACGCTGTTGAAGTCGAACGCGAACAGGAACCGCACCGGCTCGCCCTGCTCCCGCGCGGGCGGCGACGGCTCACCCGGGTCGCGCACCGGCACCGGGATGGTCTTCACCGGGATCGGCGAGTGCTCGGCGATGGCGCGGCGGCAGAAGTCGCTGACCGTCCAGACCTCGTCGAGCATGCCGAACGCCTCGTGCTGCCACTCGGGGAAGTCCTCGAGCTCCCACGCCCACAGCCCGATCCGGTAGCGCCCGGCGCCGACCTCGGGGTGGTTGGTCAGGATCACGCGCGTCTGGTCGGCGTTCACGGCCAGGATGCTGAGCGGGAACCGCGGGTCGCCGACGGTCGCGGGCCGCTCGATGCCCGTGCGGTTCGACACCGCCTTCTCTTCGAGGACCGAGACCACCGGCACGCCGCCGTCCTCGATCGCCTCGAGCACGATCCGGCCCATCTCGCCGAGGCCCAGCTCCGCGGTCAGGTAGCCGAGCAGGTTCACGCCGAACTCGTCGGACGGCGGGCGGGTCGCCGCGCGCTCGCCGGGCAGCGCCCACTCGGGCAGCCCGGCCTCGTTGACGCCGGAGCCCGCGCACCAGAAGCGGAAGTTCTCCGCGTCGGCGCCGTACGGGTGCGGGAACGCCATCTGCAGGTCGATCCGCGACGCCCAGATCGCGTGCGTCAGCCGGTTCAGCCCCGCGGCGGCCTGCGCCTGGTCTTCGGGCGTGGCCAGCCACTCGCGCAGGGCGAGGCCGCCGTCTTCGCCGTACGCGTGCGGCGGGAGGGGCTTGTCCTTGCGTTCGGCCTTGATCCAGCCCTCGCGGAACAGCCGGCGGGCGAGCTTCGGCACCTCGGTGCCGTCGCGGAAGTTCTTGAAGCCGTAAGGGATCGAGTCCAGCGACTCGGCGTAACCCGCTTCGCGCAGCTTGGCGCCGTAGGAGTCGCAGACGGCGCGCAGCTCGGCGTTGTGCGAGAGCAGCACCCGCGGCTTGCGCGCGCAGTGGAAGCTGAGCAGCCACGGCTTCTCCGGCCGGTAGCCGCTGAAGTGGAAGAAGCGCAGCTTCGCGCCGCCCGCGGTGAGCGTGCCGTCGGCCTCGCGGGCGATCGGGCGCTCGTGCAGGTTCCAGTAGGCGACGTCGTAGCCCGGGTCGGTGAGCACGTGGTTGCGGAACAGCGCCGGGACCTGGTCCACCCAGCGCTGGTCGGTGAACAGCTGAAGCTCGGGCGCCACGATCGCGTCGTGGCGCAGGCGGCCGGCCCAGAAGTCCAGGAACGGCCCGGCGCCCGGCCCCACCCCGATGAACCCGAGGTTGAAGATGCCGGTGCCCATGATCACCGCGTCGTCCGGCTCCAGCCCGTCCTGCGGCAGCGGGTTCAGGAAGTGCGGCGCGAGCACGATGTCGTGCGCCAGCGCCAGCTCCGCGACCTCGGGGATCGGCGCGAACAGCTCGATGTCCGGGTCGAGGTAGATCGCGACCTCGGTCTGCTCGAGCAGCTCGCGCAGCAGATACGGCTTGACCGAGGTGGCCAGCTCGGTGACCGAGTACGCCGTGGCCATGCGCAGGTAGTCGGCCTCGTCGATGCCGAACGCGGCCGGCCCGACCACCCGCGTGCCGTCGTCGAGGACGGTCACCTCGTCCCGCGGCGCGTCGATCACCGCGATCACGAACCGGCCGTCCGGGTGCTGCGCCAGGTACGACTTGGCCAGCACGCGCGCCGCGGGAACGTAGTTCCGCGCGACGATCGTGCAGGCGGTGCTGCCCGGCTCAGCCATTGGCGGGCAGGGCGGTGAGCTGCGCGTTCAGTGCCGAGATGAAGTCCGTCTTGGCCTGGCTGAGGCTGCCGGGGCCGGACGCCTCGATACGGACGATCACCTTGTCATGCGCGTAGTGCCCACGGGCCTGGGCCGACTGGCCGTCCTTCTGGTCGATCGTGGTGGCGTACACCCCGTCCGGCGCGGTGGAGTCGCGCTTCGCGCCGTTGGTCACCTGGATCTGCTCCAGCTTCTCGGCCGCGGTCTTCGCCGCGTTCGCGCTGCTGGCCTGGGCGAGGAACAGCGTGATGCGGTCGCCGTTGTCCAGGTGGTAGACGACGAACTTGACCTTGCTCGCGCCCGCCGACTGGTAGGCCGCCAGCTCCTGCGGGTTCAGGTACTTCAGGCCGTCGACCTGGCTGAACGAGGTGATGTCGTCGTGCGTCTCGGCCCGGCCGGGCATGGCTCCGAGGGCCATCGGGTCCGGCGGCTTCGGCGCGCTGGACGAGGCCGGCTGCTGCGTCGGGCCGGCGGTGGGCTGCCCGCCGCCGCTCCCGCTGTCCCGGCCCCAGAGCCAGTAGGCGCCGAACGCGATCGCGGCCAGCACCACCACAACGCCGACGATCGCGCCGACCTTCTTGCCGTTGCCGCCCTTTTTGGGCTTGTCGCTGAAGAACTCCGGGCCCTGGCGGACTCCCCAGTCGGAGTCACTGCCGCCGCCACCCAGGTCGTTGCCGCCGCCCCACGGGGGGCTCTGGTCGCCTTCGGGCGCGTTCCACGGAGCCTGCTGCGACTGCGGGAACCCGGCGGGCGGCGACTGCGGCGGGGTCTGCGGGAAACCACCCGCCGGCGAGTACTGCGGCTGCGGCGGCTGCTGCTGCGGCTGCACGTACTCGGTGCGGTTCACGTCGGCGTGCGGCGTCTGTTGCTGCTGCTGTTGCCACGAGACGGCCTGCGTGCGCTCCGCGCTCTGGTCACCGACCGGCTGCGGGGGCATGGGGGGCTGCTGGGCGGGCGGCTGCGGAATCCCGTGCGGCGGGCTGACCGGTGCGATCACCTGGGTCGAGTCCGCGCTCGTGGGTCCCTGCTGCTGCGGCGGTGGGTCCTGCTGGCCGACGGCCGAGGACAGCACTTGGTCACGCCGGATCCGGTAATCGTCCGCGGACAGCCGCCCCGACGCGAGCTCCTCGTCCAGCCGGCGCAGCTCCTCCTGCCAGGACACCAGGGCCCCCCTTATCTGTCGGCAAGGCGACGTCAGTGCGTCACCGCGACCCGATGTGTGTGACGACGTGGACATTGTGCACGGCAGCGGCCTCGCGCGACCCCGCGGGTCGCCTTCCGGCCCGGCCGCGAGCTGCGGTTCGTCAGCCGGCGGGCAGGGCCGCGGCCACCTTCGAGCGGATCTGCTCGATCCGGGACCGGAGGGCCACCGCGTCACCGGCCAGTGGCTGGGACGCGCCGATGCCGATCGCGACCGGGCCGGAGGTGTACCAGAACGCGAGCACCCGGCCGGCCGGGCTGCTGCCGGAGTAGAGGAGGTCGGTCGCGGCGGGCCCGAGCGAGGCGCTGTCGAAGCCGCCCGCGACCAGGTTTCCCTGCAGGCCCTTCACGAGCTGTTCGGCCTGCGCCGACGACCCGGTGGGCACCGCGAGCAGGACCGTCCCGTTGTCGGCCTGCTCGGCGTCGGCGTACGAGCGGTAGACGACCTCGGTGGCGCTCGCGGTCTTCATCAGGTCGGCGTCGGCCTGCGAGACGGCCTTCAGCTCGACGGCCTTGTCGAGCGACATCGTGGAGTTGTCCTGGCTCGGCTTCCCGGGCAGCGCCGGCAGCTTGTCCTCCAGCGTGGCCGACGGGTCAGCGGAGCCCGACGGCGAAGGCACGGGCGGCGCCGAAACGGAGTCCGCGCTGCCCCGCTGGTCCGGCTTGCTGCCGATGTACCAGGTGAGCCCGACGATCAGCGCCAGCGCGAGCAGCACCCCGAGCGAGAGGAACAGCCACGTCGGCTTTTTCCGCCGCGGCGGCGCTTCCTCCCACAGCTGGCGCAGCTCGGGCGTCGGCTGCTTGTCGAGGTGGTCGCCGGAGATGTTGAGGTAGTCGGTGGGGTTCACGTCGGCCGGGCTGGGCGCCGTGGTCCGCCGGCTGGTGTGGAAGTCGCCGACCGCCTTGGGCTCCCAGCCCGGGGTCTGGCCGGCCGATCCCTTCGACGCCCGGAACCCCTTGGCGGGCTTGGGCGGCTTCGGCGGCTTGGCCGCCTTTGACGACTTGGCCGGCTTCCCGTCGTCCGACGGCTGCTCCCCGGCTGCTTCCCCGGCGCCCGGTTGCACGGGATGCCAGGTCGGTTGCTGGCCATACGGTTGTTGCACAGTTGGTTGCTGCACAGTTGGTTGCTGCACAGTCGGTTGCTGCACAGTCGGTTGCTGCGCGGTCGGCTGCGGGGTTGCCGATTGCGGGATGGCCGGCAGCTGCGTGGTCTGCTCCTGTGCGGACGGTTGTGCGGCGGCCGGTGGCCAGACGGCCGGTTGCTGGGTGGCGGGGTTGGCGCTGGACCAGGTCCCCGGGGTGGTCGCGCTGCTCGCGCCTGCCGCGCCCGCGGTGCCGAACGCACCCGCCGCATTCGCAGCACCCGCGGCCCCAAATGCACCTTGCCCACCCGTGGAACCTGCCGCACCTGCCGCACCCGCCGCACCTGTTGCGCCGGACGTGCTGGTCGGGACGGTGGTACCGGACGCATCCGCCGCGCCCGCCGCACCGGACGTGTCCGCGTTGGCCGTGGCGGAGCCATCGGTCGCGCCGGCGGTGCCTTCCGCTCCGGTCATGTGGTCCGCCTCGTTTCGGGCTGCAGTGGTCGCAGTGGTCATGGTGACCGTCGGGTCCGAGCTCTCGGCCCAGCGGGCCGTCTCGGCGGGGACAGTCGCGGCCGAGCCCTGCCCAGCAGGACCACTCTGCCCAGCAGGACCACTCTGCCCAGCAGGACCACTCTGCCCAGCAGGACCACTCTGCCCGGCTGGACCACTCTGCCCGGCTGGACCAGCGGAACCGTTCGCAGCACTCGGGCCACTCGTCCACCGGACCGGCGCCTCGCCCTTCCACCGGCCCGCGGCCGGCCCGGCGATGGGCCACACGCCGGCGTTGCCGGGGCCTGTGGGCCGCAGCGGGGAGGCGACCGGGGAGGCCGCGCCGCCGCCGGAGGCCTCCGCCAGCAGCTCTTCCCGCTTGCGACGGTGTTCGGCATGGCCGATCCGGCCGGCGGACAGATCGGCGTCCAGTCGGCGGAGCTCTTCCTGCCAGCTCATCAAGCAACCCCCTGCCACCGGTTCGGGCGATAGTGTTTCATGTCGCTGGGCCTGCGGAGGTTCCGGTTTGATCGACTTCCCGGGCGAGATCATTACGCGCGGATCGCGCCACGTCCAGGGTGGGGTCCGCTCCGTAGGATCGGTGTATGTCGTCCGCCCGCGGTGAGCTCGCCGCTCTGGCCGTTGACCGGCTCGCCGGCCGGGCCGTGAAGTCCGGTGACCTGGTCGACGCCGGGCACCGCGCGCTGGTCGAGGGCGTGGACTCGCCGTCGCTGCCGGAGCTGGCCCGGCTCGGCCACGACGACGACGGCGCGCCGGACGTGTTCGCCCGCGTCGTCCACGAGCTGGGCATCGAGCTGCCGGCCGACGCGACAGCGGCGCGCTGGCAGCTGCTCGGCGAAGGCCTCGGCGCGATGGTGCGCGGCGAGGCGACACCGTCGAAGACCAGCCGTCCCTTCGCGGAGTTCGACCGCCTGTTGGGCCATCCGGGTGTACTTCGTGAACTCGTCCGCTGGTTCGCGATGCTCGACTCCTGGATCGCCACCGACGTCACGCCGGTCAGCTTCTGTGAGCAGCAGATCCTCGAACAGGCCCGGCTCGTGCTCGCGGGACCGTGGCCGCCCGTCACCCGTTGAGACGCAAAAACTGTCGTACGTATGTTCTAAAATGGGCAGTGTCCAGGGGAGATGCGCCCGAGCCACGGGCGTCATCGAGGAGTAC
This genomic interval carries:
- a CDS encoding response regulator transcription factor, yielding MTIRVLLADDQVLVRAGFRVLLETEDGFEVVGEAGDGEQAVALAAEHRPDIVVMDVRMPGTDGLAATRRITADPELAGVKVLVLTTFDVDEYVYEALRSGASGFLLKDTEPVELLRALHVIAKGEALLAPTVTRRLIAEFVGRPEHRRVDPSAVREVTDREREVLALVAGGLSNDEIAAHLVISTATARTHVSRIMTKIGARDRAQLVVLAYESGLVTPRGH
- a CDS encoding acyltransferase family protein, yielding MVALVEQPPAEQKKTRIVFIDIGRGLGALLVFYSHIAHPWVIAKGENAPYVSFIEALTSDPMHMAKQGIGQIAVPFFFLVSGFVVTPIALRQGQARFALNRFIRVYAPMLFVVLLTALLLAVNLHPPSTGQSQELTPLTILTNTTLINYIIYPQIVLVPVAWTMIVEVIFYLLLMAMLPLLRRWVWLAIAVELTFIFVVMMSRSQLGPSYSLFGVNVSYLPVMVIGQIIWATTSKKIPLWTGAAYGAAAWSLYVLADIINVGRIDDSYNLSMAFAVLCFLMGMFAEPKLKQRKFWTLVSERSYSIYLLHMLVSFVLLQLLRPLMPLPLALVIVIPAVFGVVELSYRFVERPSHTLARKLSHRSKPAPIKVSSEITIEIPRVDERPLASDRRPTSPPAKPSPPPQPPRSGGSGTDGSVTGSLLDAPGTGSRPAPKPRPRPQNDEQHTAIIKAVAPPRPPREPDEDRPAEPRVRRPAPRRRSAPLELQHHSDQEDHGQRGDHDDLPRHGSSFRRTPR
- a CDS encoding FkbM family methyltransferase, with amino-acid sequence MAEPGSTACTIVARNYVPAARVLAKSYLAQHPDGRFVIAVIDAPRDEVTVLDDGTRVVGPAAFGIDEADYLRMATAYSVTELATSVKPYLLRELLEQTEVAIYLDPDIELFAPIPEVAELALAHDIVLAPHFLNPLPQDGLEPDDAVIMGTGIFNLGFIGVGPGAGPFLDFWAGRLRHDAIVAPELQLFTDQRWVDQVPALFRNHVLTDPGYDVAYWNLHERPIAREADGTLTAGGAKLRFFHFSGYRPEKPWLLSFHCARKPRVLLSHNAELRAVCDSYGAKLREAGYAESLDSIPYGFKNFRDGTEVPKLARRLFREGWIKAERKDKPLPPHAYGEDGGLALREWLATPEDQAQAAAGLNRLTHAIWASRIDLQMAFPHPYGADAENFRFWCAGSGVNEAGLPEWALPGERAATRPPSDEFGVNLLGYLTAELGLGEMGRIVLEAIEDGGVPVVSVLEEKAVSNRTGIERPATVGDPRFPLSILAVNADQTRVILTNHPEVGAGRYRIGLWAWELEDFPEWQHEAFGMLDEVWTVSDFCRRAIAEHSPIPVKTIPVPVRDPGEPSPPAREQGEPVRFLFAFDFNSVAERKNPWGAVEAFQRAFPGRDDVRLTVKAINAKMHPSAAERLRAAVVGDDRVELIETYLTVAELHDLYERSTCYVSLHRSEGFGLTVAEAMARAMPVISTDYSSTREFLDATTGWPVPYQLVPVGKGNYPYHETAVWAEPDLDAAATAMREVADNPAEAAKRGKQAREYILRERSMATAAEWMRAELENAHHAWQAGKHAGQPAPPHPIAPLHEAAQALHWRPEAAAPSRLPLAPALRKAVLRAIDHYDVHQRKVMGALLAGAEESNQRLLARIEALESGLADSRRVADVSRGHGEKLGDRVDAMRDTVEDLRRRGPDTELALRNLEGDIVKLSEGYGGFGADLEATTASVHKMFSSRDERLDADEKAIQRVALDVGAMRDAARLAHAPVPRGADVVPCDVGALLMPVDEVMLPWIVFHRSWEDSEARLMASLASGAFLDVGAHVGYHTLRLLRATPELTRVVAVEADPVNAEYLRRNVAANLPSSAAELVTVVESAAWDAPGTVHLTQATAGNSGDNRVSADGPGIAVPAVRLDSLPEVTAQRIGLVKVDLQGRDHRALAGLDSVLRRDRPHVVCEFDPSAITELGDDPMTVLAGYRALGYTPKIVGDSGVSVEGLSDVDLIAAARADEKAFATLWLSPGA